In a genomic window of Methylobacter sp. YRD-M1:
- the rfaQ gene encoding putative lipopolysaccharide heptosyltransferase III — protein sequence MKKHPSLAPPSRILVIALRHLGDVLLITPLVRSLHKAYPQAQIDVLVFGNTAAILEGNPDINRIITTPLRPTRTDYRHLVSQLFRKYSLAVITQTGDRPFIYGLLAAPTRVAVVPKKDQKGAWKRYFVQYWTEFDDENTHTVLQLLKLADLLGITRNYTLVPPQSTDDQKLPACSSSSAYAVLHAYPMWHYKRWTINGWIETAQFLLDSGLKVVLSGGPAPEEIDYVNEIHRQLSPEVLNLAGKTTISQLADIISKATLYIGPDTGITHLAAATGIPVIALYGPTNPVKWAPWPINYDSDENPFRKLGNQQVNNIYLIQGIADCVPCHQEGCDRNRQSRSACLENISPESIKKAILQVLNQEQRQQ from the coding sequence ATGAAGAAACATCCATCGCTAGCGCCTCCCTCCAGAATATTGGTCATTGCCTTACGCCATCTTGGCGATGTCTTGCTGATAACGCCTTTAGTACGATCACTTCACAAAGCCTATCCGCAGGCACAAATAGATGTTTTGGTATTTGGCAACACGGCCGCTATCTTAGAAGGAAACCCTGATATCAACCGGATAATAACCACGCCTTTACGTCCGACACGCACTGATTACCGACATCTTGTTTCGCAATTATTTAGGAAATACAGCCTGGCAGTCATTACACAGACCGGGGATCGCCCTTTCATTTATGGATTGTTAGCCGCACCTACGCGTGTTGCCGTGGTGCCGAAAAAAGATCAAAAAGGAGCATGGAAACGCTATTTCGTTCAATATTGGACTGAATTTGATGATGAAAATACGCACACCGTACTACAACTCTTGAAACTGGCGGATCTCTTAGGCATCACCAGAAACTATACGCTGGTTCCTCCGCAGTCGACTGACGATCAGAAGCTTCCCGCTTGCTCTAGCAGCTCGGCCTATGCCGTTCTTCATGCCTATCCGATGTGGCATTATAAACGATGGACGATCAATGGCTGGATTGAAACTGCGCAATTTCTTCTGGATTCAGGTTTAAAAGTGGTGCTGTCAGGCGGCCCTGCGCCGGAAGAGATTGATTATGTAAACGAAATTCATCGGCAATTATCGCCCGAGGTCTTAAACTTGGCCGGTAAAACCACGATATCGCAGCTCGCTGATATTATCAGCAAGGCAACATTATACATCGGTCCCGATACCGGCATAACCCATTTGGCCGCAGCTACGGGCATTCCGGTCATTGCGCTATACGGTCCGACCAACCCTGTCAAATGGGCGCCCTGGCCCATCAATTATGACAGTGACGAAAATCCGTTCCGGAAACTAGGCAATCAGCAAGTCAATAATATTTATTTAATCCAAGGCATTGCCGATTGCGTACCCTGCCATCAGGAAGGTTGCGACCGAAATCGACAAAGCCGCAGCGCATGCCTGGAAAATATCAGCCCGGAATCCATTAAAAAAGCCATTCTGCAAGTATTGAATCAAGAGCAACGCCAACAGTAA
- the hldE gene encoding bifunctional D-glycero-beta-D-manno-heptose-7-phosphate kinase/D-glycero-beta-D-manno-heptose 1-phosphate adenylyltransferase HldE gives MLVSAPEFKQAHIVVVGDVMLDRYWSGLAGRISPEAPVPVVRVKDIEDRIGGAGNVALNIAKLGGQVTLLGVIGDDAEGQILQKLLEAEGVACDFVVEPNMRSICKLRIMAQHQQLLRLDFEETPLPVSKEALLARLAQYLPKSDAVVFSDYGKGTLAHVSEYIAHARQAGVKVLVDPKGVDYGRYAQADIITPNLSELQAVVGACGDENSLIERGRSLLKRHQIETLLLTRGEAGMTLIQDIHVHSLPAQAKDVFDVTGAGDTVIAVMALGVAIGKTLHDAMYLANLAGGIVVGKLGTSTVSLQELMRATHSERDSQYGVVSEDELAQIIAKAKTNGERIIMTNGCFDLLHAGHVTYLEQARALGDRLIVAVNSDASVRQLKGNARPINSLQQRMVVLAALACVDWVVSFEEETPERLYCRLLPDVIVKGGDYRPEQVAGGDCVIKAGGEVKILQFVDGQSTTSMIKKARGEE, from the coding sequence ATGTTGGTATCGGCGCCTGAGTTCAAACAGGCTCATATTGTTGTCGTAGGCGATGTCATGCTGGACCGCTATTGGTCAGGACTGGCTGGCCGGATTTCGCCTGAAGCGCCTGTGCCGGTGGTTCGGGTCAAAGATATTGAAGATCGTATTGGCGGAGCCGGTAATGTAGCGTTGAATATCGCCAAGCTAGGCGGTCAAGTGACATTATTGGGCGTCATTGGTGATGATGCCGAGGGCCAGATTCTTCAGAAATTGTTGGAAGCAGAAGGCGTCGCATGCGATTTCGTTGTTGAGCCTAACATGCGTAGCATCTGTAAATTGCGGATTATGGCGCAGCATCAGCAACTGCTCCGGCTTGATTTTGAAGAAACGCCGTTGCCGGTTAGCAAAGAAGCCTTATTGGCACGGCTTGCGCAGTATCTGCCTAAAAGTGATGCGGTTGTTTTCTCCGATTACGGCAAAGGTACATTGGCCCATGTTTCGGAATACATAGCTCATGCCAGACAGGCTGGAGTTAAGGTTCTGGTCGATCCCAAAGGGGTTGATTACGGACGTTATGCTCAGGCCGATATCATAACGCCAAATCTTTCTGAATTGCAGGCCGTAGTGGGGGCTTGCGGAGACGAAAACAGCCTGATTGAAAGAGGTCGGTCGCTGTTGAAGCGACATCAAATCGAGACGCTATTGCTGACACGCGGTGAAGCCGGCATGACGTTGATACAAGATATACATGTGCATTCCCTTCCGGCTCAAGCCAAGGATGTGTTTGACGTAACTGGCGCTGGCGATACGGTTATTGCGGTAATGGCGTTAGGCGTAGCAATTGGTAAAACCCTTCATGATGCGATGTATTTAGCCAATTTGGCTGGCGGCATTGTAGTCGGTAAGCTCGGTACATCGACTGTCTCTCTGCAGGAATTAATGCGGGCTACGCATAGCGAGCGGGATTCACAATACGGTGTCGTTTCGGAAGACGAATTAGCTCAGATTATCGCCAAGGCAAAAACCAATGGTGAACGAATCATTATGACTAACGGCTGTTTTGATTTACTGCATGCCGGGCATGTCACTTATCTGGAACAGGCAAGGGCTTTGGGCGACAGGTTGATTGTCGCGGTTAATTCTGATGCGTCAGTCAGGCAGCTTAAAGGCAATGCGCGTCCGATTAATAGTCTTCAGCAACGTATGGTGGTGCTTGCGGCATTGGCCTGCGTGGATTGGGTAGTGTCATTTGAAGAGGAAACGCCAGAGCGCTTATATTGCAGATTATTGCCTGATGTCATCGTCAAAGGTGGCGATTATCGCCCAGAGCAAGTCGCCGGCGGTGATTGCGTTATAAAAGCGGGGGGCGAAGTGAAAATTTTACAGTTTGTTGATGGTCAGTCGACAACGTCCATGATCAAAAAAGCGAGGGGAGAAGAATGA
- a CDS encoding copper oxidase: MVKLLSVAIISFLFSVPAMAAEEYEEHNSLMSHGDGHLMDMGGGMVMGQNTDTLPGGCEEISETKEVTVRAGHKYAEKFPGRMFAFDTQEFNFKPCTKLTVHFINEDNIRHQWMMHGLPKYLYPKGMFHLEVTGPAKISGTLILPPGDKTYLVHCDIAQHMEKGMKAQLKVGKGEGDLPSIPGVTDYAIQDDYSGIQPITAAAVSGNAGVQTAAPVAATKSAPAVAPEQKDESMISGMTVIGLAIGLLLAPFLARKFKGMSASEIVAYIFDLLRSTVELIVKFLSDLVKLVISSKNKTLPGS; the protein is encoded by the coding sequence ATGGTGAAGTTGTTATCAGTGGCGATAATAAGCTTTCTTTTTTCCGTACCGGCCATGGCGGCGGAAGAGTATGAAGAGCATAACTCGCTTATGAGTCATGGCGATGGCCACTTAATGGATATGGGTGGAGGCATGGTGATGGGGCAGAATACCGATACCCTGCCAGGTGGTTGCGAAGAAATATCTGAAACCAAGGAAGTTACTGTCCGCGCCGGCCATAAATACGCTGAAAAGTTTCCGGGGAGAATGTTCGCGTTTGACACTCAGGAATTTAATTTCAAACCCTGTACCAAGCTGACGGTTCATTTTATCAATGAAGATAACATCCGCCACCAATGGATGATGCATGGCCTGCCCAAGTATTTGTATCCGAAAGGCATGTTCCATTTGGAAGTAACAGGTCCTGCAAAAATTTCCGGTACATTGATTCTTCCTCCCGGCGATAAAACTTATCTGGTGCACTGCGATATTGCCCAACATATGGAAAAAGGCATGAAAGCCCAGTTGAAAGTTGGTAAAGGCGAAGGAGATCTGCCTAGTATTCCAGGTGTGACAGATTATGCTATTCAAGATGATTACTCAGGCATTCAACCGATAACAGCCGCGGCTGTTTCTGGCAATGCGGGTGTTCAGACTGCTGCTCCAGTGGCTGCAACAAAAAGTGCGCCTGCAGTCGCACCAGAGCAAAAAGACGAATCGATGATTTCAGGAATGACTGTAATTGGATTGGCGATCGGCTTACTGCTGGCGCCATTTTTGGCTCGCAAATTCAAAGGAATGAGCGCATCGGAAATAGTGGCTTATATTTTCGATTTATTGAGATCGACTGTAGAGCTGATTGTAAAATTTTTGTCTGATCTGGTTAAGCTGGTCATTTCCAGCAAGAACAAGACATTACCCGGAAGTTAA
- a CDS encoding glycosyltransferase family 2 protein: protein MLSVIIITKNESAHIARCLESVAWADEIIVLDSGSEDNTVDICRRYTDKVFMTDWPGFGIQKQRAVSRATQPWILSIDADEQVTPELREEIEQAISQPHISGFEIPRLSSYCGKQIRHGGWWPDYVLRLFQREHGHFTEDLVHERIIVGGTVQRLKTPLIHEAFINPEEVLRKINSYSSLGAEKLHQAGKRTTLFQAIIKGFWTFFRTYCLKAAFLDGQQGLMLAISNAEGTYYKYLKLLDMQRNKEPKT from the coding sequence ATGCTCAGTGTAATTATCATCACCAAAAATGAATCCGCGCATATTGCCCGCTGCCTGGAATCTGTCGCGTGGGCAGATGAAATCATTGTTCTGGATTCAGGCAGTGAGGACAATACGGTCGATATCTGCCGGCGTTACACTGACAAGGTTTTTATGACTGACTGGCCGGGGTTCGGCATTCAAAAACAGCGCGCCGTCAGCAGGGCAACCCAGCCGTGGATCCTGTCTATCGATGCCGACGAACAAGTGACGCCCGAATTGAGAGAAGAAATTGAGCAGGCTATAAGCCAACCTCATATCAGTGGCTTTGAAATACCGCGTCTTTCGAGCTACTGCGGAAAACAGATCAGGCATGGGGGATGGTGGCCCGATTATGTCTTGCGTTTATTTCAACGTGAACACGGGCACTTCACCGAAGATCTGGTGCATGAACGCATTATTGTCGGCGGCACTGTCCAGCGCTTAAAAACACCGCTGATTCATGAAGCTTTTATAAACCCTGAAGAAGTCCTGCGCAAAATCAACAGTTATTCGTCTCTGGGGGCTGAAAAACTGCACCAGGCCGGAAAAAGAACCACATTATTCCAGGCAATAATTAAAGGATTCTGGACTTTTTTCCGTACTTACTGTTTAAAGGCCGCTTTTCTGGATGGACAGCAAGGACTCATGCTCGCCATATCGAATGCTGAAGGCACTTATTATAAATATCTGAAATTGCTGGATATGCAACGGAACAAGGAGCCAAAGACGTGA
- the rfaD gene encoding ADP-glyceromanno-heptose 6-epimerase, with the protein MIVVTGGAGFIGSNLVRALNERGERNILLVDHLVNGRKMHNIADLDIADYMDKAQFIEKIESPTFLNDVRAVFHQGACSSTTEWDGQFVMMNNYDYSKRLLHWCIAKNAAFIYASSASVYGNGKHGFRVDRKCEHPINMYAYSKFQFDQYVRQLLPNTKSQIVGFRYFNVYGPREQHKGSMSSTAFHFNRQIIEQKRAKLFAGCDGLADGEQKRDFVYVDDVVDVNLWFLDHPDQHGIHNVGTGQAETFNTVARAVIDWHKEGGIEYIPFPEHLKGAYQSYTQADISGLRQAGYTKEFFSVKEGVAKYLSWLNSADNKISV; encoded by the coding sequence ATGATTGTTGTTACCGGAGGCGCGGGATTTATCGGCAGTAATCTTGTTCGAGCTTTAAACGAACGTGGCGAGCGCAATATATTGCTGGTCGATCATCTGGTTAACGGCCGGAAAATGCATAATATTGCTGATCTGGATATTGCCGATTACATGGATAAAGCTCAGTTCATAGAAAAAATTGAATCGCCGACTTTTCTGAACGATGTGCGAGCCGTTTTTCATCAGGGTGCTTGTTCTTCGACAACAGAATGGGATGGGCAATTCGTCATGATGAATAATTACGATTATTCAAAACGTTTGTTGCATTGGTGTATCGCAAAAAATGCAGCGTTTATATATGCATCATCTGCTTCAGTTTATGGTAATGGCAAGCACGGCTTTCGCGTCGATCGCAAATGCGAACATCCGATCAATATGTATGCCTATTCAAAATTTCAATTTGATCAATATGTTCGTCAGCTATTGCCAAATACGAAGAGCCAGATTGTCGGATTCCGGTATTTCAATGTCTATGGCCCAAGAGAACAGCATAAAGGCTCAATGAGCAGCACGGCATTTCATTTTAATCGTCAGATTATAGAGCAAAAGCGAGCCAAGCTATTTGCGGGCTGTGATGGTCTGGCCGACGGCGAGCAAAAACGAGACTTTGTCTACGTCGATGATGTGGTAGATGTTAACTTGTGGTTCTTGGACCATCCCGATCAGCATGGCATACATAATGTCGGAACCGGGCAGGCCGAGACCTTCAATACCGTTGCGAGGGCAGTTATCGATTGGCATAAGGAAGGTGGTATTGAATATATTCCTTTCCCTGAGCATTTAAAAGGCGCTTATCAAAGCTATACCCAGGCGGATATTTCAGGCTTAAGACAGGCAGGTTACACCAAGGAATTTTTTAGCGTTAAGGAAGGTGTTGCCAAGTATTTAAGCTGGTTAAATTCTGCAGACAATAAAATATCTGTCTGA
- a CDS encoding D-sedoheptulose-7-phosphate isomerase, giving the protein MKAFISELEEHREMMTRLADCSEKIEAAGELLITTLKQGGKILLCGNGGSAADCQHIAAELVVRYEKKRRALAAIALTTDSSILTAHTNDFEFETVFSRQVEALANEKDCLVAISTSGRSKNILKAVEVAKSKGMAVIGLTGGESGELHHQATLSIIVPSAVTARIQEAHILIGHWWCSVIEEATDVGIGA; this is encoded by the coding sequence TTGAAAGCATTTATTTCTGAGCTTGAAGAGCACAGAGAAATGATGACGCGCTTGGCCGACTGTTCCGAAAAAATAGAAGCGGCCGGAGAATTACTGATCACGACCTTGAAGCAGGGCGGAAAAATATTATTATGCGGCAATGGCGGCAGTGCTGCAGATTGTCAGCATATTGCCGCAGAACTGGTTGTCAGGTATGAGAAAAAACGGCGGGCACTGGCGGCGATCGCCTTGACAACAGACAGCTCCATTTTAACGGCTCATACCAATGACTTTGAGTTTGAAACGGTTTTCTCGCGTCAGGTGGAAGCCCTCGCCAATGAAAAAGATTGTTTGGTAGCTATCTCCACATCGGGCCGAAGCAAGAATATTCTAAAAGCAGTTGAGGTTGCTAAATCGAAAGGCATGGCAGTGATTGGTTTAACGGGCGGTGAAAGCGGAGAGTTGCATCATCAGGCTACGCTCTCAATCATTGTGCCTTCCGCTGTAACGGCAAGAATTCAAGAAGCGCATATATTGATAGGCCATTGGTGGTGCAGTGTGATTGAGGAGGCAACAGATGTTGGTATCGGCGCCTGA
- a CDS encoding YqaA family protein, producing MQETLVGIEGLFISAFISSTIAPGGSEAVLAYMAAEGSYQIEQLVIVATIGNTLGAMTTWILGLLAAKKFPVAALLPEKKQKALDIIRKRGVWALFFSWLPLVGDALCFAGGWLKLPLLPACLIILSGKFARYAAIAWVFI from the coding sequence ATGCAAGAGACGCTGGTTGGAATAGAGGGATTATTCATTAGTGCCTTTATATCATCAACGATTGCCCCAGGCGGATCTGAAGCGGTGCTGGCTTATATGGCAGCGGAAGGCAGCTATCAGATTGAGCAATTAGTCATTGTGGCCACTATAGGCAATACACTGGGAGCCATGACGACGTGGATTTTAGGTCTTCTGGCCGCTAAAAAATTTCCTGTAGCTGCGCTATTGCCGGAAAAGAAGCAGAAAGCGCTCGATATAATCAGAAAAAGAGGCGTTTGGGCATTATTTTTTTCATGGTTGCCATTGGTTGGGGATGCTTTATGTTTTGCGGGCGGCTGGTTAAAGCTTCCTTTATTGCCGGCTTGTTTAATCATTTTGTCGGGCAAATTTGCAAGATACGCCGCAATTGCTTGGGTATTTATATAA
- a CDS encoding glycosyltransferase family 2 protein, with the protein MSLISVIVTTYNWPEALDANLQSLLHQQDQNFEVLVADDGSTNTTAELIRNHYANSSIPVTHIHHEDQGFRAGTIRNKAVARSQGDYLIFIDGDCVVFPNFIKVHRRLAANGYFVPGNRMLLTENFTQTVLSEKIPLHSQSKAYFIFRWLTGKINRITPLISLPMGPLRLIHPLRWQKAMTCNLAMWKNDFMAVNGFDELFQGWGYEDSDLVIRLIHNGIKRKEGRFAVPVLHLWHRQNDQSQHDKNFQRLMERLNEREFIQAEKGLDQYI; encoded by the coding sequence GTGAGTTTGATTTCTGTCATTGTCACGACCTATAACTGGCCGGAAGCATTGGATGCCAATTTGCAAAGTCTGTTACATCAGCAAGATCAGAATTTTGAAGTTCTAGTTGCCGATGATGGTTCTACAAATACTACGGCGGAGCTGATAAGGAATCATTACGCCAATAGCTCAATACCGGTAACACATATTCATCATGAAGACCAGGGCTTCAGAGCCGGCACTATTCGAAACAAAGCAGTTGCTCGCAGCCAAGGCGACTATCTGATTTTTATCGATGGTGACTGCGTAGTTTTTCCAAACTTTATAAAAGTCCATCGCCGCTTGGCCGCCAATGGCTACTTTGTTCCCGGCAACCGCATGCTTTTAACCGAAAACTTCACTCAAACAGTCCTGAGCGAAAAAATTCCTCTTCATAGTCAATCAAAAGCTTATTTTATTTTCCGTTGGCTGACTGGCAAAATAAATAGAATCACTCCACTCATATCCTTGCCCATGGGTCCGCTACGCCTGATACACCCGCTCCGCTGGCAAAAAGCCATGACCTGTAACTTGGCCATGTGGAAAAATGACTTTATGGCGGTTAACGGTTTTGACGAACTTTTCCAAGGTTGGGGCTATGAAGATTCTGATTTGGTGATTCGCCTGATACATAACGGCATTAAACGCAAGGAAGGCCGGTTTGCTGTACCCGTTTTGCATCTGTGGCATCGGCAAAACGATCAAAGCCAGCATGATAAAAACTTTCAGCGGCTTATGGAGCGCCTGAATGAACGGGAGTTCATTCAGGCGGAAAAAGGACTGGATCAATACATTTAA
- the msbA gene encoding lipid A export permease/ATP-binding protein MsbA — protein sequence MKKESEASIQIYKRLLTYVKPHRGFFAISILGFLIYSATQPLFASLIKHIIDTLQTEVREGMYYLPLLFSGLIVVRGLGAYLGNYFLAKVSCNVVHALRCEIFDHYTRLPTAYFDANNSGYMIARISNNVGEVTKATTDAVRTFVREGLTAIGLLGYLFYSNWMLSMVFVAITPIIAVLVSYVSKRLRNISKKIQQSVGDITHITSELVGGHRIVRSYGGEDYERRRFMESSLDNRRQSLKLATTQAVHNPIIQLIIAVALSGLMYMALFFMEQSSTGEFVGYLTAAFLLPRPVRQLTEVNGDIQKGIAAAESLFDVLDEPTEQNDGTYQIDKCKGTLEFKNVSFKYPGASELALKNISFKAEPGKTIALVGASGGGKSTLANLVSRFYTHKTGEILLDGVEINTYELANLRKQLALVNQQVTLFNDTIANNIAYGALANADRKDIIAAATDAYAMEFVSKLELGLDTEIGENGVKLSGGQRQRLALARALLKDAPVLILDEATSALDTESERFIQAALQTVMRNRTTLVIAHRLSTIENADMILVIDHGQIVERGTHQELIKKNGAYARLHQMQHRNDLKQAVVN from the coding sequence ATGAAAAAAGAATCTGAAGCAAGTATCCAAATATACAAGCGGTTATTGACTTATGTAAAACCGCACCGTGGTTTTTTTGCAATCAGTATTCTGGGTTTTCTGATTTACTCGGCTACTCAGCCATTATTCGCCTCATTAATCAAGCATATTATTGATACCCTGCAGACCGAAGTACGTGAGGGTATGTATTATTTGCCGTTGTTGTTTAGCGGTTTGATTGTGGTGCGAGGACTGGGGGCTTACCTGGGCAATTATTTTCTGGCCAAAGTATCCTGCAACGTCGTGCATGCCCTAAGATGCGAAATTTTTGATCATTATACTCGTTTGCCCACCGCTTATTTCGACGCGAACAATAGCGGTTATATGATTGCAAGAATCTCTAATAATGTAGGCGAAGTTACTAAAGCAACGACAGATGCGGTACGGACTTTCGTCAGGGAAGGTTTGACCGCTATAGGTTTATTAGGCTATCTATTTTATTCAAACTGGATGTTGTCGATGGTCTTCGTCGCCATAACGCCGATTATTGCGGTGCTGGTGAGCTACGTCAGTAAGCGATTGCGCAATATCAGCAAGAAAATCCAGCAATCGGTAGGTGATATAACGCATATCACGTCCGAACTGGTAGGCGGCCATCGAATCGTGCGCAGCTATGGCGGCGAGGATTATGAGCGCCGTCGGTTTATGGAGAGCAGCCTGGATAATCGGCGGCAATCGCTAAAGCTCGCCACGACACAGGCCGTGCATAATCCGATCATACAGCTCATCATTGCCGTAGCGTTGTCTGGCTTAATGTATATGGCGCTGTTTTTCATGGAGCAGTCCAGCACAGGCGAGTTCGTAGGCTATCTGACGGCGGCATTTCTGTTGCCTAGGCCCGTCAGGCAGTTAACGGAAGTTAATGGCGATATCCAAAAAGGTATTGCGGCGGCTGAATCCTTGTTCGATGTTCTGGATGAGCCAACAGAGCAGAATGATGGAACTTATCAAATAGATAAATGCAAAGGCACGCTGGAGTTCAAAAACGTATCTTTTAAATATCCCGGAGCCAGTGAGCTGGCTCTTAAGAACATCAGTTTCAAGGCTGAGCCAGGGAAGACTATCGCGCTAGTCGGTGCTTCCGGCGGAGGCAAAAGCACGCTGGCTAATCTGGTTTCCCGTTTTTATACGCATAAAACAGGCGAAATATTGCTTGATGGCGTTGAAATCAATACCTATGAACTAGCGAATTTAAGAAAACAACTGGCACTGGTTAATCAACAAGTCACCTTATTCAATGATACGATAGCCAATAATATAGCCTATGGCGCGCTGGCAAACGCCGACAGAAAAGACATTATTGCCGCTGCAACCGATGCTTATGCAATGGAATTCGTCAGCAAACTGGAGTTGGGGCTTGATACCGAAATAGGCGAAAACGGCGTCAAATTGTCGGGCGGGCAAAGGCAGCGATTAGCCTTGGCAAGGGCGTTACTGAAAGATGCACCGGTCTTGATACTGGATGAGGCAACGTCGGCGCTGGATACCGAGTCGGAGCGCTTTATACAAGCAGCTTTGCAAACAGTCATGCGCAATCGGACAACGCTGGTGATAGCTCATAGACTATCAACCATAGAAAATGCGGATATGATTCTGGTTATCGATCATGGTCAAATTGTGGAAAGAGGTACGCATCAGGAACTCATTAAAAAAAATGGGGCTTATGCTCGCTTGCATCAGATGCAGCACAGGAATGACCTGAAACAAGCGGTTGTCAATTAA
- a CDS encoding O-antigen ligase family protein, which produces MPFKELYFQSQPLMIGIGGYIAVLLVLTLPFSTALTLVFSAALLLLWISSAQFKSLPIFIKQNPLALLALLLFFYLAVGITYTTASPENAFSTLSKYRELLLLIVLPPFFQSEFTRRWAWNAFIIASIVTILGSYAIYFGLIDYMQPMDPSIKNRITHSLLVAFFAFFCAHKSLQTDKYSPFYMALLVLCIHNLFFLVSGRTGQLIFLLLMMLFYIQRFSIKKAALLITATVALLLVFIACSDRANRINEGFSQTQNYLHSESGETNTSEGQRLTFWKHSLTLISENPWLGHGTGSYPTEYSRVAAKADIASNNPHNEYLMITIQTGIVGLLLFLAFLFSLYQCSLKLADEYKWLAQGILVALAINSLFNSTILDFTEGHWFTTMIALCFATLPTHTKPCSV; this is translated from the coding sequence ATGCCCTTTAAAGAACTGTATTTCCAATCTCAGCCATTAATGATCGGCATTGGCGGCTATATCGCCGTCCTGCTGGTTTTAACCTTGCCTTTTTCTACCGCCTTAACTCTCGTATTTTCCGCAGCATTGTTGTTATTGTGGATAAGCTCGGCTCAGTTTAAGTCCTTGCCAATCTTTATAAAGCAAAATCCGCTGGCCCTACTGGCATTATTATTGTTTTTTTATTTGGCCGTTGGCATCACCTACACCACGGCCTCGCCTGAAAATGCATTTTCTACGCTCAGCAAATATCGTGAACTTTTGTTGCTGATCGTCCTGCCGCCATTTTTTCAATCCGAATTCACCAGACGATGGGCATGGAATGCCTTTATTATTGCATCTATTGTGACCATATTGGGCTCTTATGCCATCTATTTCGGCTTGATTGATTATATGCAGCCAATGGATCCTTCTATCAAGAACCGGATTACTCACAGTCTTTTAGTGGCTTTCTTTGCCTTTTTCTGCGCTCATAAGTCCTTACAGACAGACAAATACAGTCCGTTCTATATGGCTTTGCTGGTCTTGTGCATCCACAATTTATTCTTCCTCGTTTCCGGCCGCACCGGTCAGCTGATCTTTCTGCTATTAATGATGCTTTTTTATATTCAGCGATTCAGCATAAAGAAGGCTGCATTGCTCATTACCGCTACCGTCGCACTGCTTTTAGTCTTCATAGCCTGTTCCGATAGAGCCAATCGCATCAATGAAGGCTTTTCACAAACCCAAAATTATCTGCACTCCGAAAGCGGCGAAACGAATACATCCGAAGGGCAAAGGCTGACCTTCTGGAAACACTCATTGACGCTTATTTCTGAAAATCCTTGGCTTGGTCATGGGACCGGCAGTTATCCTACCGAATATAGTAGAGTAGCGGCAAAAGCGGACATTGCGTCTAACAATCCTCATAATGAATATCTGATGATTACCATACAGACCGGCATAGTCGGCCTGTTATTATTTTTAGCTTTCTTGTTCAGCCTATACCAATGTTCACTAAAACTGGCAGATGAATACAAATGGCTCGCTCAGGGCATATTGGTAGCACTTGCCATCAATAGTCTTTTTAACTCCACAATTCTCGACTTTACCGAAGGGCACTGGTTTACCACTATGATAGCCTTATGCTTTGCAACATTGCCGACTCATACAAAACCATGCTCAGTGTAA